The proteins below are encoded in one region of Oncorhynchus kisutch isolate 150728-3 linkage group LG14, Okis_V2, whole genome shotgun sequence:
- the id3 gene encoding DNA-binding protein inhibitor ID-3: protein MKAISPMRSVRSCYEAVCCISDQSLSITRNKPSMEEPVGALCDMNDCYSKLKELVPSIPQNKSVSQVEILQHVIDYIFDLQIALEDESSAATTPDLVLSLKTADLARSFSQEDGRLCH, encoded by the exons ATGAAAGCCATCAGTCCAATGAGGTCTGTCAGAAGCTGCTACGAAGCTGTTTGCTGCATTTCGGATCAGAGTCTTTCCATCACCCGGAATAAGCCATCTATGGAGGAACCCGTGGGCGCGCTGTGTGATATGAATGACTGCTACTCGAAACTCAAGGAGCTGGTGCCGAGTATCCCACAGAACAAGTCAGTCAGCCAAGTGGAAATTCTGCAGCACGTTATCGACTACATCTTCGACCTGCAAATCGCGCTAGAAGACGAGTCTTCCGCGGCAACCACGCCTGACTTGGTGCTGTCACTAAAG ACTGCAGACCTTGCACGCAGTTTCTCCCAAGAAGATGGACGATTGTGCCATTAA